A window of Cystobacter fuscus DSM 2262 genomic DNA:
CGACGGCGTGGCCACGGGCGGCACGATGCGCGCGGCCATCGGGGCGTTGAGGGCGCGGCGGCCGGGGAAGATCGTCCTCGCGGTGCCGGTGGGCGCGGTGGAGTCGCTGGAGTCGCTGCGCGCCGAGGTGGACGACCTGGTCTGCGTGTACCCAGCCGAGTTCATGATGGCGGTGGGTGAATTCTACGACGACTTCCGCCAGACCTCGGACGAGGAGGTGCGGGAACTGCTGGCGCGGGCGTGGGGTGAGCGCCCGGAGGCGAGCCGTGCCGGTGCGGAGAGGGAGGGCGGGTACACCTGGTGGACTTGAGCGCGGACAGGAGGCGCGACATGGCGGTGGAACGGGAAGTCGAGGTGATGGCGGGAGAGGCGAGGCTGGGCGGGACGCTCGCGGTACCGGAGGGAGCTCAGGGGCTGGTCATCTTCGCGCATGGCAGTGGGAGCAGCCGGCACAGCCCGCGCAACCGCTACGTGGCGTACTCGTTGCGGACGGTGGGGTTGGGGACGCTGCTGTTCGATCTGCTGACGGAGGACGAGGAGGCGGAGGACGAGGTCACGGAGGCGCTACGCTTCGACATCGACTTCCTGGCGGGGCGGCTGGGGGAGGTGACGGACTGGGTGTTCCGGCATCCGGAGTTGAGCCGCCTGCGGGTGGGCTACTTCGGCTCGAGCACGGGGGCGGCGGCGGCGCTGGTGGCGGCGGCGGAGCGGACGGAGGCCATTGGGGCGGTGGTGTCGCGGGGAGGCAGGCCGGACCTGGCGGGGGGCGCACTGGCGCGGGTGCGGGCGCCGACGCTGCTCCTCGTGGGCGGGGCGGATGACGTCGTGCTGGAGCTGAACCAGGAGGCGCTGGAGCGGCTGCGCTCGCCCAAGGCGCTGGAGGTGATTCCGGGGGCGACGCACCTGTTCCCCGAACCGGGCGCGCTGGAGCGGGTGGCGGCGATAGCGGGGGGCTGGTTCGTGCACTTCCTCGGCGGCACGCTGGAACTCGAGACGAGGCCCTGAGGCGCGGCCCACCCTGCACGCGCGAACGCAGCCGCCCGGCGGTGGGGAACGCTCCTGGGGCCACCTTCGCACGTGCATCAAGGGTTGAGCGGCCGGGCCGCCTCGCGGAGCGCGGCCAGGCGCTGGGGCGTCAGGGGCAACTCCCGCGCCCGGAGGCCCGTCGCGTCGAAGACGGCGTTGGCCAGGGCCGCCGCCGTGGGCCCCTGCGTGGCCTCTCCGGCTCCCAGGAAGGGCTCGCCCGGGCGGTCGATGAGCGCGACCTCCACGGGCGGCACCTCCGAGAAGGTGAGCACCGGGTAGCTGCTCCAATCGCGCGAGAGGATGCGCCGCGCGTCGTGACGGACCTCCTCCTTGAGACACCAGCTCAGGGTCTGGATGAGGCCGCCCTCGAGCTGGTTGGTGAGCCCGTCGGGGTTGACGATCTCTCCGGCGTCGGCGGCCAGCACGGCCCGCGTCACCCGGAGCGCGTGGGTGGTGGGCTCCACGAAGACCTCGAGTCCCACGGCGCAGTAGCTCGCGAGGTTCTTGTAGCGCGCGAAGCCAAGGCCCCGCCCATGGTGGGGGGGCAGGGGACGCGCGGAGCCGCCCAGGAGTTCGGCCGCCTTGCGCAGGACGTCCTTCGCGCGGGGATCCTCCAGGTGGTGCAGCCGGTAGTCGAGCGGCGCCACGCCCGCCGCATGGGCCAGCTCGTCCATGAAGCTCTCGATGGAGAAGACATTCGCGAGGGCGCCGAGACTGCGGTGGGACGAGGTCCGCACGGGCATCTCGGTGACGAAGTGCGTGGTCACCCGCCGCCCGGGAAACGCGTAGAGCGGAATGGCGTTGCGGTCGGCGGCGTAGTTGGGCGGCCCGCCATTCCTGGGGGTGGGCTGGGGAAAGGGTTTGGCCAGGGACCGGCCCGCGAGCAGGTTGCCGGGCTCACCCCCCGGCCGCGTGCCATGCGACGTGGACCACAGCTCGTACGTCCAGTCGAGCACGTGGCCCGCCGCGTCCACGCTGGCGCGCACCTTCGTCACCATCGCCGGGCCATAGGGCTCGCACATGTGCTCGTCCTGGCGCGACCACTGCACCCGGACGGGGCGGCCGGGCAGGGCGCGAGCGAGGAGCGCGGCGTCCGCGGCGGCATCATCCGCCCCGTTGTGGCCATAGCAGCCCGAGCCACTCAGGTGCCTTCCCCACACCTTCTCCGCGGGCAGGCCCAGCATCTTCGCGATCGCCGCGCTCGTCTCGAAGATGGTCTGGCTGTGGCAGTGGAGCGTCAGCACGTCTCCGTCCCAGTGCGCCACCGCGCAGGACGGGCCGATGGAGCCGTGCATCACATACGGGCGGCGGTAGCTCGCCTCCAGGGTCCGCGCCGGGGCGGGACCCTCCGGGCGCTCGGCGTGGTCGATGACCGTGTCCTGGGTCTTCTGTCCCAGCAGCCAGGCGTAGGGGTCCTCCGGAAGACGGGCGTGTTCTCGCCACCGGGCGCTCGCCGCGAGGCGCGTCGCCGCCTTGTGGGCCTGCCACTCCTTCTCCGCGATGACGCCCAGGAAGTCCCCGTCGCGCACCACCCCGAGCACTCCCGGCATGTCCCGCACGGAGGCCACGTCGGCCTCGAGGAGCGTGGCGCCCTGGGAAGGGGCCCGCACGACACGGCCATGCGCCAGTTGGTCGGGACGCAGATCCTGCACGAAGCTCGGCTCGCCGGTGAGCTTGCCGGGAAGATCCACGCGCGCGATGGGCTGGCCGATGTAGCGCCGCGCGGAGGCGGGCTTGGGCGCGACGGTGCCCGTGGCCTTCCGGTTCCAGGTGCGTCCCCCCATCAAGCGCCAATAGGTGATGGACTTGCCCCCGGTGGAATCGGTGACGGTGCCGTCCTGGACCGTCAACCGGGAGACGGGAACGCCCAGCCGCTCGCCGGCCATGGCCAGCAGGAGAGAGCGCGCCTCGGCGGCGGCGGCGCGCACCGCCACGCCTCCTTCGGGCATGGACATGCTCCCCGCCGTGGCCCCCTGGCGGGGCGAGTGCCGGGTGTCACCGGAGACGATGACCAGCCGGGACAGCTCGACGTCCAGCTCGTCGGCGCACAGCTGCGCGAAGGCCGTCAGGATGCCCTGGCCCAGCTCCACCTTGCCCGTCTTGAGCGTGACCGCGCCGTCCGCGCCGATGCGCAACCAGGCGTCGAGCTGGGGATTGCGCTGGAGATCTCCCGGGAGCTTCCCGGGTGCCGTCTGCGCTCCGAGTCCCGGCGGACCCGCGAGGGAGAAGGCCAGCACCAGCGCGCCCTGGAGCACCGCTCGCCGCTCGATGCGCGTGCTCATCGCTGACGCTCCGCCGCGGCGCGCTGGATGGCGCGCACGATGCGGTTGTGCGAGCCACACCGGCACAGATTGGCGTCCAGGGCGGTGCGGATCTCCGCCTCGCTCGGCGCGGGCTTTTCCCGCAGCAGCGCCTCGGCCGCGAGGATCATCCCCGGAATGCAGTACGCGCACTGTCCCGCCTGCTCGGCCAGGAAGGCGCGCTGGAGCGGGTGCGGCGTCCCATCCGGTGCGCGCAGACCCTCGAGCGTGGTGATCGCGCGGCCACTCAGCGAGGCGGCGGGAACGAAACACGAGCGCAGGGGAGCGCCATCGCTCAGCACGGTGCAGGCGCCACACTGGCCCACGCCGCATCCATATCTGGCGCCATTGAGCCCCAGCTCGTCGCGCAGGACGTAGAGCAGGGGCGTGTCCTCGTCGGTGTCGATGGAGTGGGTCGCTCCATTGACGGTCAGCGTGAAGGCCATGGCCGGAGCCTAACAATCCCCATTTCCCCCGCCCTCACGCTGGCGAGGAGAACCCGGTGAAGTGTCCACTCGCGAGGAGGAGACGTGCTCGTCCGCGGGGCTCGTGAGGCTGGCCCACCTCGTTCGTGGGTTCGCGCCCATCAGGCACGCGGCCTCTTCTTCCGTGGAGCCGCCTCGCGGGCCACGTCCACGAAGGCCCGCAGCGCGGGCGATACCTGCGCACGGCTGGGGAAGTAGAGGAACAGGCCCGGCACCAACGCCGCGTAGGGCTCCAGCACCACGCGCAGGGTGCCTCGCCGCAGTTCCTCCGTCACCATGGGCTCGAACGCGTAGGCGAGCCCCACCCCGGCCTCCGCCATCCGCAGCAGCAGGTGGGTGTCCGAGGTGATGACGGGCCCCCGCACCGGCACGCGCCAGCTCCGCGGCCCGCGCTCCAGCTCCCACTGGTAGATGCCTGACGTCGTGGGGGAGCGGATGCAGATGCAGTCATGGGACAGCAGGTCGTCCGGCGTCTCCGGCGTGCCCCTGCGCTCCAGGTAAGAGGGCGCGGCCACCACCACGAACCGGCACGCGTCCGACAGCCGGACCTGCACCATGTCCCGCTCGATGGACTCCGTCAGCCGGATCCCCGCGTCCAGCCCCTCGGCCACGATGTCCACGAAGCGGTCCTCCACCCGGACGTCCACCTCCACCTTCGGGTAGCGCGCGAGGAACCGTGGCAGCAGCGGCGCGATGAGGGTGGACACCGCGATGGTGGGAACCGTCAGCCGCACCCGGCCCGTTACCTCCCCTGGCTGCACCGCGGCCGTCTTCAGCGCCTCCATCGCCTGGTCCATCGCCGGCCCGGCGTTCTCCAGCAGGCGCCGCCCCGCCTCCGTCAGCGCCACGCTCCGGGAGGTCCGCGTGAGCAGGGGGACGCCAAGCCTCTCCTCGAGCTGGCGGACGGACTGGCTCAGCGCGGAGGGAGAGACGCCGAGTTCGGCGGCGGCGGCCGTGAAGCCGCGCTTCCGGGCCACGACGAGGAACGCATTCAGGGCATTGAGCGGGGTGAAGGCCATCTTGAAGTATTTCTAAATGGCCCATGTGGATCCCGCCACTTTCGCCCACTGGCCCCGGAGCGCATAACTGGGGGCGAGTGGCCCCCAGGTCACGAAAACTCCAAGGACAACCCCATGCCGAAGACTCCTGCCTATGCCGCCCCCGCCGCTGGAAAGCCGCTGGCGCCCTTCTCGTTCGAGCAGCGCGAGGTCGGCCCCCATGACGTGCTCATCGACATCCTCTACAGCGGGGTCTGCCACTCCGACATCCACCAGGCCCGTGACGAGTGGGGCGGCGCCATCTTCCCCATGGTGCCGGGCCACGAGATCATCGGCCGCGTCAAGCAGGTGGGCCAGCACGTCACGAAGCTGAAGGTGGGCGACATGGCGGGCGTCGGCTGCATGGTGGACTCGTGCCGCGACTGCCAGACGTGCCGCCGCGACCTGGAGCAGTTCTGCGAGCGGGGCATGGCCTCCACGTACAACGGCACGTACATGGACCGGAAGACGCCGACCTACGGCGGCTACGCGTCCCGCATCGTCGTCACCGAGCACTTCGCGCTGAAGGTGCCCGCGGGGCTCGACCCCGCCGCCGCCGCGCCGCTGTTGTGCGCCGGCATCACCACGTACTCGCCGCTGCGCCAGTGGAACTGCAAGAAGGGTGACCGCGTGGGCGTGGTGGGCCTGGGCGGGCTGGGCCACATGGCCGTGAAGCTCGCCGCGTCCATGGGCGCGGAGGTGACGGTGCTCAGCACGTCCCGCACCAAGGAGGCCGACGCGCGCCGCCTGGGCGCCCAGGGCTTCGAGGTCACCAAGGACGCGGACACCTTCAAGAAGCTGTCGGGCCGCTTCGATCTCATCATCGACACCATCTCCGCCCCGCATGACTACAACCAGTACCTGGGCATGCTGCGCCCCCAGGGCACGCTGGTGGTGGTCGGCGTGCCGCCGGAGGCGGTGCCCGTGCACGCGTTCTCGCTCATCGGCGGGAACAAGCGCCTGGTCGGGTCGATGATCGGCGGCATCGCCGAGACGCAGGAGATGCTCGACTACTGCGCGAAGCACAACATCGTGTCGGACATCGAGATCATCCCCATCCAGAAGATCAACGAGGCCTACGAGCGCATGATGAAGGGCGACGTGCGCTACCGCTTCGTCATCGACATCGCGAGCCTCGAGCGCGCGTAGCGCGAGTGCGTCCGCTCGGCGCGGCGGTGGATGAAGACCGTGGCGCCCGGGGGCACCCCCTCGCTCCTCACATCTCCTCGAGCGCCGACGCGGGCTCGGGCTTGCGCTCCGGTACCTCGGTGAGGGTCGCCTCGGTGAGCAGCAGCGTGCCCGCCACCGACACCGCGTTCTCCAGCGCCACGCGCACCACCTTCGTCGGATCGATGATGCCCGCCTCCAGCAGATCCACGTACGTGGAGTGCGCGGCGTCGAAGCCGAAGCTGCCCTGGCCGGTGCGCATCCGCTCCACCACCACGCCCCCGTCCACCCCGGAGTTCTCGGCGATCTGCCGCGTGGGGGCCTCGAGCGCGTGGCGCAGGATGCGCAGGCCCACCTTCTCGTCCCCCTCCGTCCGTGCCTCCTCCTGGGCCACGGCGTCGCTCGCGCGCAGCAGGGCGAGGCCGCACCCGGGCACCACCCCCTCGGCCACCGCGGCCTGAGTGGAGTGGATGGCGTCATCCAGCGCCTCCTTGTGGCTCTTCATCGCGGCCTCGGTGGGGGCTCCCACGCGAATCACCGCGACACCGCCCACCAGCTTGGCGATGCGCTCCTCCAGCTTCTCACGGTCGTAGTCGCTCGTCGTCTCCTGCTTCTGCTGGCGCAGCAGCGCGGCACGCGCCTGGATGGCCTTCTTGTCCCCGGCCCCGCCGACGAGGGTGGTGTCCTCCTGTGTCACCACCACCCGCTCGGCCCGGCCGAGGTCGTCGGGGCCCACGTGTTCGAGCTTCTTGCCCAGCTCCTGGGCCACCACCCTGCCGCCCGTGAGCACGGCGATGTCCTCGAGTATCGCCTTGCGCCGGTCTCCGAAGCCGGGCGCCTTCACCGCCACGCAGTGGAGCATCCCCCGCAGCTTGTTGACCACCAACGTGGCGAGCGCCTCGCCCTCCACGTCCTCCGCGATGATGAGCAGGGGCCTGCCCATCTGGACCACCTGCTCGAGCAGCGGGACGAGGTCCTTCATGACTCCAATCTTCGGCTCGTGCAGCAGGATCACCGGCTGCTCGAGGACGCACTCCATCCTGGCCGGATCGGTGACGAAGTAGGGGGAGAGATAGCCATGGTCGAACTGCATGCCCTCCACGACCTCGAGCACGGTCTCGGTGCCCTTGGCCTCCTCCAGCGTCACGACTCCCTCCCCGCCCACCCGCTCGATGGCGTCCGCCACGAGCTCCCCGAGCGCGGGGTCGTTGTGCGCGGCCACGGTGGCCACTTGCGCCTTCTCCTTGCGGCTCGCCACGGGCCGGGAGAGCTTGCGGATGGCCTCCACCGCGACCTGGAGCCCTCGCTCGAACCCGCGCTTCACGTCCACCGCGCTCGCGCCCGCGACGACGTTGCGCACCCCCTCGGCGAAGAGCGCGTGCGCGAGCAGGGTC
This region includes:
- a CDS encoding (2Fe-2S)-binding protein produces the protein MAFTLTVNGATHSIDTDEDTPLLYVLRDELGLNGARYGCGVGQCGACTVLSDGAPLRSCFVPAASLSGRAITTLEGLRAPDGTPHPLQRAFLAEQAGQCAYCIPGMILAAEALLREKPAPSEAEIRTALDANLCRCGSHNRIVRAIQRAAAERQR
- a CDS encoding dienelactone hydrolase family protein, with amino-acid sequence MAVEREVEVMAGEARLGGTLAVPEGAQGLVIFAHGSGSSRHSPRNRYVAYSLRTVGLGTLLFDLLTEDEEAEDEVTEALRFDIDFLAGRLGEVTDWVFRHPELSRLRVGYFGSSTGAAAALVAAAERTEAIGAVVSRGGRPDLAGGALARVRAPTLLLVGGADDVVLELNQEALERLRSPKALEVIPGATHLFPEPGALERVAAIAGGWFVHFLGGTLELETRP
- a CDS encoding LysR family transcriptional regulator, translating into MAFTPLNALNAFLVVARKRGFTAAAAELGVSPSALSQSVRQLEERLGVPLLTRTSRSVALTEAGRRLLENAGPAMDQAMEALKTAAVQPGEVTGRVRLTVPTIAVSTLIAPLLPRFLARYPKVEVDVRVEDRFVDIVAEGLDAGIRLTESIERDMVQVRLSDACRFVVVAAPSYLERRGTPETPDDLLSHDCICIRSPTTSGIYQWELERGPRSWRVPVRGPVITSDTHLLLRMAEAGVGLAYAFEPMVTEELRRGTLRVVLEPYAALVPGLFLYFPSRAQVSPALRAFVDVAREAAPRKKRPRA
- a CDS encoding xanthine dehydrogenase family protein molybdopterin-binding subunit — protein: MSTRIERRAVLQGALVLAFSLAGPPGLGAQTAPGKLPGDLQRNPQLDAWLRIGADGAVTLKTGKVELGQGILTAFAQLCADELDVELSRLVIVSGDTRHSPRQGATAGSMSMPEGGVAVRAAAAEARSLLLAMAGERLGVPVSRLTVQDGTVTDSTGGKSITYWRLMGGRTWNRKATGTVAPKPASARRYIGQPIARVDLPGKLTGEPSFVQDLRPDQLAHGRVVRAPSQGATLLEADVASVRDMPGVLGVVRDGDFLGVIAEKEWQAHKAATRLAASARWREHARLPEDPYAWLLGQKTQDTVIDHAERPEGPAPARTLEASYRRPYVMHGSIGPSCAVAHWDGDVLTLHCHSQTIFETSAAIAKMLGLPAEKVWGRHLSGSGCYGHNGADDAAADAALLARALPGRPVRVQWSRQDEHMCEPYGPAMVTKVRASVDAAGHVLDWTYELWSTSHGTRPGGEPGNLLAGRSLAKPFPQPTPRNGGPPNYAADRNAIPLYAFPGRRVTTHFVTEMPVRTSSHRSLGALANVFSIESFMDELAHAAGVAPLDYRLHHLEDPRAKDVLRKAAELLGGSARPLPPHHGRGLGFARYKNLASYCAVGLEVFVEPTTHALRVTRAVLAADAGEIVNPDGLTNQLEGGLIQTLSWCLKEEVRHDARRILSRDWSSYPVLTFSEVPPVEVALIDRPGEPFLGAGEATQGPTAAALANAVFDATGLRARELPLTPQRLAALREAARPLNP
- the groL gene encoding chaperonin GroEL (60 kDa chaperone family; promotes refolding of misfolded polypeptides especially under stressful conditions; forms two stacked rings of heptamers to form a barrel-shaped 14mer; ends can be capped by GroES; misfolded proteins enter the barrel where they are refolded when GroES binds), which gives rise to MAYKQIHFRSAAREKVLNGATLLADAVRVTLGPKSRCVLLDKKYGPPIVCNDGVTVAKEVELKDPEENLGARMVRQAAEKTGDVVGDGTTTATLLAHALFAEGVRNVVAGASAVDVKRGFERGLQVAVEAIRKLSRPVASRKEKAQVATVAAHNDPALGELVADAIERVGGEGVVTLEEAKGTETVLEVVEGMQFDHGYLSPYFVTDPARMECVLEQPVILLHEPKIGVMKDLVPLLEQVVQMGRPLLIIAEDVEGEALATLVVNKLRGMLHCVAVKAPGFGDRRKAILEDIAVLTGGRVVAQELGKKLEHVGPDDLGRAERVVVTQEDTTLVGGAGDKKAIQARAALLRQQKQETTSDYDREKLEERIAKLVGGVAVIRVGAPTEAAMKSHKEALDDAIHSTQAAVAEGVVPGCGLALLRASDAVAQEEARTEGDEKVGLRILRHALEAPTRQIAENSGVDGGVVVERMRTGQGSFGFDAAHSTYVDLLEAGIIDPTKVVRVALENAVSVAGTLLLTEATLTEVPERKPEPASALEEM
- a CDS encoding NAD(P)-dependent alcohol dehydrogenase — its product is MPKTPAYAAPAAGKPLAPFSFEQREVGPHDVLIDILYSGVCHSDIHQARDEWGGAIFPMVPGHEIIGRVKQVGQHVTKLKVGDMAGVGCMVDSCRDCQTCRRDLEQFCERGMASTYNGTYMDRKTPTYGGYASRIVVTEHFALKVPAGLDPAAAAPLLCAGITTYSPLRQWNCKKGDRVGVVGLGGLGHMAVKLAASMGAEVTVLSTSRTKEADARRLGAQGFEVTKDADTFKKLSGRFDLIIDTISAPHDYNQYLGMLRPQGTLVVVGVPPEAVPVHAFSLIGGNKRLVGSMIGGIAETQEMLDYCAKHNIVSDIEIIPIQKINEAYERMMKGDVRYRFVIDIASLERA